Below is a window of Virgibacillus sp. NKC19-3 DNA.
GATGGTGCGTTAGCAATGGCTATGACGCATGTTATCTTGAACGAATTTTATGTAAAGCAAGATACACCTTATTTTAAAGATTATGTTAAACGATTTACGGACTTGCCTTTTCTTGTAACATTAAATGAGAATGAGACAGATTGTCGCTCCGATCGCTTTTTACGAGCCGAAGATATGGATGATACACAAGAACTCGGGGAATGGAAACCTCTCGTATGGGACGCAAGTACGGATCAATGGATTGCGCCAAATGGAACAGAAGGCTTTCGCTGGGATGGAGGCAGCAAGTGGAATTTGGATCTGGAAAAAGAGGATGGGACAGAGATTGATCCGGAATTAAGTTTCATTCATCAATGTGATGAAACGACGATGGTAACCTTCCCGAACTTTGCAAATAAAAACGGCGATACCGTTCAACGTGGTGTGCCGGTAAAGTATATAAAAGATAAGCAAGGCAATACGCTCAAAGTTACGACGGTTTATGATTTGATGATGGCCCATACAGGGGTGAACAGAGACTTAGCCGGAGATTATCCATCAGATTATGATGATCCTAAACCATTCACACCTGCGTGGCAGGAAGGAATTACCGGCGTTAATAAAAATCATGTTATCAAGATTGCGAAGGAATTTGCAGATAATGCGGCTCGGACAAATGGGAAATCGATGATAGCAATGGGTGGTGGAACCAACCATTGGTACCATAGTGATCAAATTTATCGGGCTATTCTTAATTTAGTTTTGCTGACAGGGTCTCAAGGTGTCAATGGCGGCGGCTGGGCGCATTACGTTGGACAGGAAAAAGTACGCCCGCTGGAAGGCTGGCAACAAGTTGCTTTTGCCGGTGACTGGATCAAGCCACCACGTCATCAAAACGGAACATCCTTTTTCTATTTTGCTACCGATCAATTCCGTTATGAAGTAGAAATCAATGAAGACCAATCAAGTTGGGGTGGTAAGTATAACACCATGCATCCTGCTGATATTAATGCTCTTTCCGCGAGACTGGGATGGTTACCTTCCTTCCCACAGTTTACGCAAAACTCCATAGATATGGTCCAAGATAGTAGGAAGCGCGGGGCGCAAAGTGATCAGGAAATCATTGATGATGTTGTTGAGCAAATTAAAGATGGGCACGTGGATTGGGCGATAGAAAATCCGGACGATCCAAGAAATTTCCCAAGGGTATTCTTTAACTGGCGCTCCAATTTACTCGGCGATAGTGGGAAAGGTCATGAATATTTCGCGAAACACTTAATTGGTGGCGAAGATCAAATTTTAACAGATACGGAAAATTCATGGCAGCCTGAAAATGTTAATGCACAAGGGGAAGCACCTACGGGTAAAGTCGACCTTTTTGTCAGCGTGGACTTTCGGATGACAAGTTCAGGACTGTTTTCAGATATTGTATTGCCTGCTGCAACATGGTACGAGAAATTCGATATAAGTAGTACCGATATGCATCCATTCGTCCATCCGTTTAATGCGGCTATATCACCACCATGGCAATCAAAGAGTGACTGGAATACATTCCGGGAGATTGCGAAGAACTTCTCGGAGCTTGCAGAAGAACATCTGCCGGCTACAGAAGAGCTCATGATGACGCCTTTGGGCCATGATTCTCCAGGACAAATTGCGCAACCGCTTGGAAAGATTAAAGATTGGCGTAATGGAGACGTTGAAGCAATTCCAGGGAAAACAATGCCGAATTTCCAAATTGTTAGACGCGACTATCCGAATGTGTATCAACAAATGACGACGATTGGCCCTGAAATTAAGAAGGGCTACGGGGCCAAAGGTGTAAAAATAAATGGAGAGGATGTCTACAGGGAATTAGAAAGTAGGCTTGGTATATCAAAAAGAGATGGAATTGGCAAAGGACATCCTGATCTTTATACTGACAAACAGGCCATCGAGTCTATTCTATTAATGTCAGGAGCGACAAACGGGAAGCGGGCTGTTGAAGGTTGGAAATCCTTAGAGGAAAAAACAGGTCAGAACTTGGTTGATATTGCTCAAGGCAGGGAAGAGGAAGCATTTACCCTGGATGATTTAACTGCTCGTCCTCAGCATGCGATTTCAACTCCGGTTTGGAGCGGATTGGAGAAGGATAATCGACGTTATTCGCCTTTTACTGTCAACAAAGAATATAAACTCCCATGGCATACGCTGACAGGAAGGCAAAGTTTTTACCTGGATCATGAAATGATGCTTGATTTTGGTGAAGGATTACCTTTATATTTACCGCCATTATCGCATGGCCCGTTTTTAGAGAATGAAAAAGGGGTCGAGAGTAACGGTGCTTCCATTACGGTAAGGTATTTAACTCCGCACCAGAAGTGGGGCATCCACACCATGTTCACGGATACGACTGCAATGGCTCAATTGTTTAGAGGTTGGCAGACGGTTTGGATGAATGAAAAAGATGGGGCATCGATTGGAATTAAAGACAATGACTGGATTGAGGTTTATAACAGAAATGGTGTCATTTCGGCGAGGGTCGTGCTAACGTATCGAATTCCAAAAGGGATGGCTTACATGTATCATGCCCAGGATCGGACGTTAGGGGTACCAGGAACTGCAATCAATAAAAAACGTGGCGGTACACATAACAGTGTTACACGGATTTCCCTGAAACCGACGCATATGGTCGGGGGCTATTCACAACTAAGCTACGGATTTAATTACTACGGCCCAACTGGTCATCAGCGGGATACCATCGCCGTTATACGAAAATTGAAGGAGGTAGATTGGCTTGAGAATTAAGGCACAGGTTGCAATGGTCATGCACCTGGACAAATGTATCGGCTGTCATACTTGTTCGGTAACATGTAAAAACACGTGGACAAATCGCCCGGGAACAGAATATATGTGGTTTAATAACGTAGAAACACGTCCGGGTCCAGGTTATCCGAAACAATGGGAAGATACGAATCGCTTTAAAGGTGGTTGGGAATTAAAGAATGGTAAGTTGAAACTGAAGGCAGGAGGTCCGATCACCAAATTGGCCAATATCTTTTATAACCCGGATATGGCCAGTATGGATGATTATTATGAGCCATGGACCTATGAGTATGATAATCTGATTCATAGTCCGAAATCAGAGAATATACCTGTCGCTAGACCACAGTCAATGATTACCGGTAAATACATGGATAAACCAGAATGGGGGTCTAACTGGGATGATGACTTAGCAGGTGGAAGTGAAATCGTTCCACTTGATCCGAATGTGCAAGAATTACAGGAACATATCTCCATGGAGTATGAAAAAACGTTCATGATGTATCTGCCTAGAATCTGCGAACATTGCCTAAATCCATCCTGTGTTGCCTCATGTCCATCAGGTGCCCTGTATAAACGGGATGAAGATGGTATCGTTCTGGTCGATCAGGATGCGTGTCGCGGCTGGCGCTTTTGCATGAGTGGCTGTCCGTATCACAAAGTATATTATAATTGGAATACACATAAAGCGGAAAAATGTAACTTCTGTTATCCGCGTACAGAAGCAGGGCTGCCAACAATCTGCTCTGAGACCTGTGTTGGTCGTATTCGTTATATCGGTGTTGTTCTATATGATGCAGATAAAGTGAAAGATGCTGCTTCTGTAGAGGATCCGCAAGATCTTTATGAAGCACAGCTTGACTGTTTCCTAGATCCTTTTGATCCGGAAATTCAAGAAAAAGCACGTGAAGCCGGGATTAACGATGCTTGGATTGAATCTGCACAGGAATCACCGGTTTATAAAATGGCGATCAAATGGAAAATTGCTCTTCCATTACATCCGGAATATCGTACGATGCCGATGGTTTGGTATGTACCTCCACTTAGTCCGATCATGAATCATATTACCAATGAAGAGGAGTTAAGCACGGATGGCTATATCCCGGCAGTTGATCAAATGCGTATCCCGATGGAATATCTAGCATCATTGCTCTCAGCCGGTGATACAGAAGTAATTCGCAAGGTGCTGCTTAAATTGACAGCAATGCGTGTCTTCATGCGAGGAAAAACAGTTGGAGGCGTAGATGAATTCAAACAAAGTGAACTGGTAAGAGAAGCAAATACAAGTCCAGAGGAAATTGAAGATATGGCACGACTACTCGGTGTGGCAAAATACGATGAGCGTTTCGTCATTCCTACCGGCCGCAGGGAAATGGATGATGATTTAGATTATCAACAAGGTGCCTGCAGTCTGGAAAATATAGCACCCCGTGAAGGAGTTGCAGCCACATTCGCTTACGAAAGAGGGATGAAATGATGCAGGAAGAACGTGCTGTACTCGTCATTGCTTCTCGTCTATTGGGATATCCTGCAGAGAACTTAAGCCAAGAGAGGCTGGATATTCAAGAATGCGTTGAGGAAAATGTGGAAACAAGAGAATTGAAACAGGATCTTATTGCTGCTTATGATTCATTATTTCGCTTACCTTCCCAGGAAATAAGAGAATTATATGTATCCACATTTGATCTAAAGTCCAAGTTAGGTCTTTATTTATCAGCACATGAGTTTGGAGATAGCGCCAAGCGTGGAGCTGCACTAATTAAATTGCAGAAGATAGTAAATCAGGCTGGTTTTGAACGGGAAGGGGATGAATTAGCTGATTATATGCCGATGCTTTTTGAATTTTTAGCTGTGGCACCAGAATCTAAAGAGCATGAGCGGCTCTACAGGCGCCTTGGAACAGCAATCGGACGCATGTTAAATAATATCGATGCAGAGAATCCCTATAAGGGTATACTTCAGGTTTTAATGCGGCATGTATTTCCGGAGCCTACCAAGGAAGAGGTTGAGAAACTGGAGTTCGACAGAGAAGAAGCTGATTTAGAAGAATTGCCTTATCCTATCATGTATCAATGATAGGGGAAGGCTATCCATAAACTAACCAAGGGGTGGTATCGATGACCGACATTTTTTGGTGGGTCATATTCCCGTATTTAACAGGAATAATCATGATTGTAGGACTCCTGTATCGCTATGCTTTCAGGCAATTAAGTTGGGCCGCACCGTCAACAGAGTTCTTTGAAAAGAAGTGGTTACGTATTGGTTCGCCCTTGTTTCACTGGGGAATTGTATTTGCATTTGTCGGACATGTGATGGGGATGGTTATACCGAAAGGGTTTTATGATTTTTTAGGTGTAAGTGATCATTTGTATCATGTTGGGGCGATTGTCGGCGGAGGAATTGCTGGTTTAATGGTCGTCGTTGGTCTCGTGATTTTATTGATTCGAAAGATGG
It encodes the following:
- the narJ gene encoding nitrate reductase molybdenum cofactor assembly chaperone, with product MMQEERAVLVIASRLLGYPAENLSQERLDIQECVEENVETRELKQDLIAAYDSLFRLPSQEIRELYVSTFDLKSKLGLYLSAHEFGDSAKRGAALIKLQKIVNQAGFEREGDELADYMPMLFEFLAVAPESKEHERLYRRLGTAIGRMLNNIDAENPYKGILQVLMRHVFPEPTKEEVEKLEFDREEADLEELPYPIMYQ
- a CDS encoding nitrate reductase subunit alpha: MKRTNKLLDQLKHLKKGNRINEGWTEESPRPRDSEEIYRRRWQHDKVVRSTHGVNCTGSCSWKIYVKDGIITSETQQTDYPTTGEDFPEYEPRGCPRGASFSWYTYSPIRVKYPYIRGDLYALWKAERDEGYDPVAAWDNIVSDPAKRDKYVKSRGKGGFVRADWKEVCQIIASASIYTIKAYGPDRIVGFSPIPAMSMVSYAAGSRFLSLVGGTILSFYDWYADLPPASPQVWGEQTDVPESADWYNAKYFIIWGTNLPQTRTPDAHFMVEARYNGTKVVGVSPDYAEYEKFADIWLPARAGTDGALAMAMTHVILNEFYVKQDTPYFKDYVKRFTDLPFLVTLNENETDCRSDRFLRAEDMDDTQELGEWKPLVWDASTDQWIAPNGTEGFRWDGGSKWNLDLEKEDGTEIDPELSFIHQCDETTMVTFPNFANKNGDTVQRGVPVKYIKDKQGNTLKVTTVYDLMMAHTGVNRDLAGDYPSDYDDPKPFTPAWQEGITGVNKNHVIKIAKEFADNAARTNGKSMIAMGGGTNHWYHSDQIYRAILNLVLLTGSQGVNGGGWAHYVGQEKVRPLEGWQQVAFAGDWIKPPRHQNGTSFFYFATDQFRYEVEINEDQSSWGGKYNTMHPADINALSARLGWLPSFPQFTQNSIDMVQDSRKRGAQSDQEIIDDVVEQIKDGHVDWAIENPDDPRNFPRVFFNWRSNLLGDSGKGHEYFAKHLIGGEDQILTDTENSWQPENVNAQGEAPTGKVDLFVSVDFRMTSSGLFSDIVLPAATWYEKFDISSTDMHPFVHPFNAAISPPWQSKSDWNTFREIAKNFSELAEEHLPATEELMMTPLGHDSPGQIAQPLGKIKDWRNGDVEAIPGKTMPNFQIVRRDYPNVYQQMTTIGPEIKKGYGAKGVKINGEDVYRELESRLGISKRDGIGKGHPDLYTDKQAIESILLMSGATNGKRAVEGWKSLEEKTGQNLVDIAQGREEEAFTLDDLTARPQHAISTPVWSGLEKDNRRYSPFTVNKEYKLPWHTLTGRQSFYLDHEMMLDFGEGLPLYLPPLSHGPFLENEKGVESNGASITVRYLTPHQKWGIHTMFTDTTAMAQLFRGWQTVWMNEKDGASIGIKDNDWIEVYNRNGVISARVVLTYRIPKGMAYMYHAQDRTLGVPGTAINKKRGGTHNSVTRISLKPTHMVGGYSQLSYGFNYYGPTGHQRDTIAVIRKLKEVDWLEN
- the narH gene encoding nitrate reductase subunit beta — translated: MRIKAQVAMVMHLDKCIGCHTCSVTCKNTWTNRPGTEYMWFNNVETRPGPGYPKQWEDTNRFKGGWELKNGKLKLKAGGPITKLANIFYNPDMASMDDYYEPWTYEYDNLIHSPKSENIPVARPQSMITGKYMDKPEWGSNWDDDLAGGSEIVPLDPNVQELQEHISMEYEKTFMMYLPRICEHCLNPSCVASCPSGALYKRDEDGIVLVDQDACRGWRFCMSGCPYHKVYYNWNTHKAEKCNFCYPRTEAGLPTICSETCVGRIRYIGVVLYDADKVKDAASVEDPQDLYEAQLDCFLDPFDPEIQEKAREAGINDAWIESAQESPVYKMAIKWKIALPLHPEYRTMPMVWYVPPLSPIMNHITNEEELSTDGYIPAVDQMRIPMEYLASLLSAGDTEVIRKVLLKLTAMRVFMRGKTVGGVDEFKQSELVREANTSPEEIEDMARLLGVAKYDERFVIPTGRREMDDDLDYQQGACSLENIAPREGVAATFAYERGMK